In the genome of Bacteroides mediterraneensis, the window ATCTGGATGGCAAATGGTACAGCCTGACGGCCAAACCGGGCACGTACGACGACCACGACCCGATTGGGGTGCTCGACGTGACGATTTCCTCGAACCTGATTCTGGACGAGATTCTCGGCATCAAGGACTTGCGTTCGGACAAGCGCATCGATTTCGTGGGCGGTATCCGCGGACTGGGTGAACTGAAGAAACGGGTGGACAGCGGCGAAATGAAGATGGCGCTGGCTCTTTATCCTGTATCCATGAAGCAGCTGATGGACATTGCCGATACGGGCAACATCATGCCGCCGAAAACCACCTGGTTCGAACCGAAACTGCGTTCGGGACTGGTGATTCACAAGCTGGAGTGAGATGCTCCCTCGGAAAGAAATCAAGGGCTGTGGCCTCGTGGAAGAGGAACAGCCCTGATGTGATTACGTTATCTTTTTTAATCCTCTTGTTTTAGTCTTGTATCTCGTGAAGACGGCTAAAGACAAGAGGATTTTTTTGCGGATATGCGGGGAGAATCCGTCGGAAAGGAGATGAAAAAAACGCACTTGCGTTCGGGTTGAAACGTAAGTGCGTTTTGTCTGAAACTCTTTGGCGTTTGGATTGAAACGCAAGTGCGTTTGAGTCGGAACGTCAAGGCGTTTTTTTAGGGTCGGGAAAGTGAGCCTTACGTGGTTTCGGGGAGGCTCTTCTTTTTCAAAATAGTCTTATTTCGGCAAGGTCACGGGGAACAGGTCGTTCGGACGGTGTTCGCGCAGGATGACCTGCTTCATCTGGTCTACGAGTTCCGGATGCTGGGCAGCCACGTCGTGGTCTTCGTGGATGTCGTCGGCCAGGTTATAGAGATGAGGCACGCCCTTCTTGACCACCATCTTCCAGTCGCCCATGCGGAGACCAATCTGGTCGGTTTCGTGGAACTCCCAGTAGAGGAAGTCGTGCGACTTCTGGGTGGCGTCATTACCCAGCAGGGTGGGGGCGAAGGAGATGCCGTCGAAGCAGTCGCCTTCCAGTTTCTTGTTCAGGTATTTCTTCGGGAAACGCTTGTCGCCCAGCAGCTCGCAGAACGTCGGCATAATGTCGTAGAAGGCCAGCTGATGGTCGTTCACTGTGCCGGCTTTCACCTTGCCCGGCCAGCGGACGATGAACGGGATGCGGATGCCGCCTTCGTAGCACTGGCGCTTCAGGCCGCGCAGCTTGCCGTCGCGTCCGAAGAATGTCGGGTCGGCCCCGCCTTCTTCGTGAGGACCGTTGTCACTGCTGAAAATCACAATCGTATTCTCGTCGAGACCTTTTTCCTTCAGCTTGGCCAGGATTTCGCCCACGTAGGTATCCAGTCGGTTGATCATGCCGGCAAACTGGGCGTGAGTATGGTCGCTGGCATTGTAGCGGGAACCGGCCTGTCCGCCCCAGGTCTTGTCTTCAAAGAATTTCTGCTTGTATTTCTTCAGGAGGGAGTCGTTGGGCTGGGCCAGTTCGGCGTGCGGAAGGGTATAGGTGAAGAAACCGTAGAAAGGCTGGGAAGCGTCCTGCTTGTCGAGCCATTCCAAGGCCTTGCGGTGGATGATGTCGGCCGAGTACTGCGTACGCTTGAAGTAGTCATCGCCACTCATCGGATAGCGGATGTTGTCTTCCAGGATGATGCGGGTCACGGCAGTGTCGCCTGCGGCCCGGCTGTAACTGTTCAGGAAGTTCGGGTAGTAGAGGTGAGCCTGAAACTGGCACATGTAGCCGAAGTATTCGTCCACGCCGCGTTTGTCGGGAGTGGAGGTAGAGCCTTCGTAGCCGCCCGCCCATTTGCCGAACATGCCGGTGGTATAACCGTTCTTCTTCATGATTTCCGGCAGGATGATGTGCTGCGGGTCGTAGGGCTCCTGTCCCGTCACGGCATATTCCTTGTTCTGTCCGTACCACACCTCGCCGCTCCAGTATTCCTTGTTGCCTCTCACGTGGCCGTGTCCGCTGTGCTGGCCGGTCATCAGGCTGGCGCGCGACGGAGCACTCACGGGACTTCCGGCGTAGGCCTGGGTGAAGCGCATGCCTTCGCGGGCCATCTGGTCGATGCAGGGAGTCTGGATGAAAGGTTGTCCGTAGCAGCCTAAATCGCCGTAGCCCATGTCGTCGCAAAGAATAAAGATAATGTTGGGTTTCTCGGAAGCGGGAGTGGCAGCTTGTGCATGAGGAGCAGCCAGGGCCGCCAGCCCCATGCAGTAAGTCAGTTTCTGTAATTTTTTCATGCCATTAGTTTCTTATAGGGGTTAATGTGTGGACAAAGATAGTGTTTTCGGGGCAAAGATGAGCGAAAAATCACTAAATTTGCGTCCTGAAAAAAGACAAAAGCCATGCAAGACGATACCTATAAGACCATTGGAGCGCGTGCCGAGGCCATTTATACCGAGAAGCGCAGCAAGTTTATCGCCATCGCGTTGCCGGTGCGTACCCTGACCGAAGTCAAGTCGCTCCTGGAGGAGTACCAGAAGAAATACTACGACGCGCGCCACGTGTGTTATGCCTACATGCTGGGGCCGGAACGGAAGGATTTCCGGGCGAACGACAACGGGGAGCCTTCGGGAACGGCGGGCAAGCCGATTCTGGGACAAATCAACTCGCACGAGCTGACCGACGTGCTGGTCATCGTGGTGCGCTATTTCGGGGGTATCAAGCTGGGCACGAGCGGACTGATTGTGGCCTACCGCACGGCGGCTGCCCTGGCGCTGGAGGAGGCTCCGGTGCTCGAGAAGACCGTCGACGAGGAGGTGGCCGTGGCTTTCGAATATCCTTTCATGAACGATATCATGCGCATCGTCAAGGAGGAATCGCCCGAGATTCTGGAACAGTCGTACGATATGGACTGCCTGATGCGGCTGCGCATCCGCAAGTCGATGATGGGCAAGCTCCGTGCGCGGCTGGAAAAAGTGGAGACGGCCCGTTTCGTGGACGAGTGACTGCCTGCTGCGGCTGCGCATCCGTCCGTCAATGAGGAGAGCACTCCGCGTGCGGCGGAAGGAAATGGAAACCGTCCGTCCCGTGGACGGATAACGGGTGGATGGAATTGAAACCGGAATTTTTTTCTTCGGTAAAAGTGCTGATTTTTGGCCATTTCCTGTGGTTTTTTAATAAATTTTATTACCTTTGTTACTAACCTGTAATCTTCATCTTATGAAACGTTTGGTCGGCCTTTTCTGCTTGGTGTGCCTCCTTTTCGGATGCAAGGAGGAAGCAGACCGTGGCTTGGTTCAGCCAGTGGAACAGTCGGTGGTGTCGGAAGAGGCTGCGCCGGACAGTGTGGAAGCGGTGCTCCCGTTTGAGCGCAAACCGTTGACGGGTGCCGACATTATTCTGGTCAAGGAACTGCTTTTCGACAAATATACGTTGAAGGATGAATATCCGTATCAGGACACGGTGCGCTCGTTCAAGTGGGACGTGATTCGCAAGTGTCTGGCCTTCATTGAGAACCTGCAACATGAGGCTGCCCGCTGGGCCGTTTTCCAGAACTACAAGAACCGGAACCAGGAAGCGGCGCTGGTGCGGAGCTATGTGCGCAACGTGTACCGCCGCATTGCCGATACGCAGGGCGTGGAGCGCTACCAGTCGGTGCCGCTTTACCTGCCGACCGATACGCTGGTGCCCGAACGCTACGGACGCGACGGGGCCTTGGCTTCCTTGCGGGGCGAGAGCGGAGGATTCTACCGCGTGTCGCCGGTGAGTATCGAGGGCGAATGGCTGGTGCCCCGCCGTTATGTCAAGCTGCTGGCCGACAGCACGGCCTTTCATCGGGTGGTGGTGGTAGACCGGGGCGACCAGAACATCGCCACGCTGGAACGGCTGGAAGAAGGTACCTGGGCCATCCGCAGCATGAATCCGGCCACTACGGGCATGCATCGTCCGCCGTATGCGCAGGAAACACCTCTCGGCATGTTCGTGGTGCAGGAGAAGAAGTCGCGCATGGTCTTTCTGAAAGACGGTTCCTCGGCCACCGGAGGCTATGCGCCCTACGCGAGCCGTTTCACCAACGGAGCCTATATCCACGGCGTGCCGGTCAATGTGCCGCGGACGGCCATGATTGAGTACAGCTGGTCGCTGGGCACCACGCCCCGTTCGCACATGTGTGTGCGGAATGCCACCTCGCATGCCAAGTTTGTTTACGACTGGGCCCCGACGGAACGCTCGCTGGTGATTGTAATCGAGTGATTTCTATAAAATTAACTCTCTTTCAGGGAGAGGTTGCCCGGAAAATCCGTACCTTTGCCGCCGAATATTCTTAGGTGGTCAAAATCATGCACAATTCTATATTGAAATTTCTTTTTTCGGCACTTTTCCTGTCTTTCCCCTGCGCATATTTCACGGCAGAGGGGGAGTGTGTTTCTCCTGAAAATCCGGCAGCTGCGGTGAAGGCAGCCGACGAGGTGACGTCGCTTTATCACG includes:
- a CDS encoding arylsulfatase, whose product is MGLAALAAPHAQAATPASEKPNIIFILCDDMGYGDLGCYGQPFIQTPCIDQMAREGMRFTQAYAGSPVSAPSRASLMTGQHSGHGHVRGNKEYWSGEVWYGQNKEYAVTGQEPYDPQHIILPEIMKKNGYTTGMFGKWAGGYEGSTSTPDKRGVDEYFGYMCQFQAHLYYPNFLNSYSRAAGDTAVTRIILEDNIRYPMSGDDYFKRTQYSADIIHRKALEWLDKQDASQPFYGFFTYTLPHAELAQPNDSLLKKYKQKFFEDKTWGGQAGSRYNASDHTHAQFAGMINRLDTYVGEILAKLKEKGLDENTIVIFSSDNGPHEEGGADPTFFGRDGKLRGLKRQCYEGGIRIPFIVRWPGKVKAGTVNDHQLAFYDIMPTFCELLGDKRFPKKYLNKKLEGDCFDGISFAPTLLGNDATQKSHDFLYWEFHETDQIGLRMGDWKMVVKKGVPHLYNLADDIHEDHDVAAQHPELVDQMKQVILREHRPNDLFPVTLPK
- a CDS encoding YigZ family protein, encoding MQDDTYKTIGARAEAIYTEKRSKFIAIALPVRTLTEVKSLLEEYQKKYYDARHVCYAYMLGPERKDFRANDNGEPSGTAGKPILGQINSHELTDVLVIVVRYFGGIKLGTSGLIVAYRTAAALALEEAPVLEKTVDEEVAVAFEYPFMNDIMRIVKEESPEILEQSYDMDCLMRLRIRKSMMGKLRARLEKVETARFVDE
- a CDS encoding L,D-transpeptidase codes for the protein MKRLVGLFCLVCLLFGCKEEADRGLVQPVEQSVVSEEAAPDSVEAVLPFERKPLTGADIILVKELLFDKYTLKDEYPYQDTVRSFKWDVIRKCLAFIENLQHEAARWAVFQNYKNRNQEAALVRSYVRNVYRRIADTQGVERYQSVPLYLPTDTLVPERYGRDGALASLRGESGGFYRVSPVSIEGEWLVPRRYVKLLADSTAFHRVVVVDRGDQNIATLERLEEGTWAIRSMNPATTGMHRPPYAQETPLGMFVVQEKKSRMVFLKDGSSATGGYAPYASRFTNGAYIHGVPVNVPRTAMIEYSWSLGTTPRSHMCVRNATSHAKFVYDWAPTERSLVIVIE